From a region of the Helicobacter hepaticus ATCC 51449 genome:
- a CDS encoding BspA family leucine-rich repeat surface protein → MENKKESKELTPQEKRNKELYDVLSSCLDAPKEELESLKAKALALIEKGAVIDKEKISELEAYVSDLEQEYWDDRAVYAGRSVKDSEEYKLLQVLKKFHKAKDKAKAFDSLFMPVTKSKGVTHQPQNKAELKKLVKDKKIYLGDIDVTCVKDFTNLFENSRRKDFSGIETWDVSHVTTTRRCFCGAKHFNENIESWNVSKVKNMCQMFMDAENFNQPLNKWNTSSVTNMSEMFAYATSFNQPLDKWNVSNVDNIEYMFYGAKSFNQNLNTWKLPKVNWNHYRLYQVGKIFLDSALDENPPKWFVAAMDSKKCNGKYQPKIDRDIWYLLKDKKVAFSDIDVSLMTSMFQLFDDTYVPSVAASIKDFSGIETWDVSNVTDMSGMFRNAKNFNIDISGWNVSNVKSMSMMFYGAENFNQNLDKWQVRSDCNVKYMFEGTPLEENPPKWYKKIADKN, encoded by the coding sequence ATGGAAAATAAAAAGGAGAGTAAAGAACTTACACCTCAAGAAAAACGCAATAAAGAATTATATGATGTGCTTTCTAGCTGTCTGGACGCACCAAAAGAGGAATTAGAATCTTTAAAAGCAAAAGCCCTTGCACTTATTGAAAAAGGTGCGGTGATAGATAAAGAAAAAATCAGCGAGCTAGAAGCTTATGTCAGCGATTTAGAGCAGGAGTATTGGGACGATAGAGCAGTGTATGCAGGACGCAGTGTCAAAGACAGCGAGGAATATAAGCTTTTGCAAGTTTTAAAAAAGTTTCACAAAGCAAAAGACAAGGCAAAGGCATTTGATTCACTCTTTATGCCTGTTACAAAATCTAAGGGTGTAACTCATCAGCCACAAAATAAGGCAGAGCTTAAAAAACTCGTAAAAGATAAAAAGATTTACTTAGGTGATATTGATGTAACTTGCGTAAAAGACTTTACAAATTTATTTGAAAACAGCAGGAGAAAGGATTTTAGTGGGATAGAAACTTGGGATGTAAGCCACGTTACTACAACGAGAAGATGTTTTTGCGGTGCAAAGCATTTCAATGAAAATATAGAATCTTGGAATGTCTCAAAGGTAAAAAATATGTGCCAAATGTTTATGGATGCAGAGAATTTTAATCAGCCCTTAAACAAATGGAATACTTCAAGTGTTACGAATATGAGCGAAATGTTTGCTTACGCCACTAGCTTTAATCAACCCCTTGATAAATGGAATGTCTCAAATGTGGATAATATAGAATATATGTTTTATGGGGCAAAATCTTTCAATCAAAATCTTAATACTTGGAAGCTGCCTAAAGTGAATTGGAATCATTATAGGTTGTATCAAGTGGGTAAGATTTTTCTAGATTCTGCTTTAGATGAAAATCCACCAAAGTGGTTTGTAGCCGCTATGGATAGCAAAAAATGCAATGGCAAGTATCAGCCAAAGATAGACAGAGATATTTGGTATCTCCTCAAAGATAAAAAGGTCGCTTTTAGCGATATAGATGTGAGCTTGATGACAAGTATGTTTCAGCTTTTTGATGACACTTATGTTCCAAGTGTCGCAGCAAGCATAAAAGACTTTAGCGGGATAGAGACTTGGGATGTAAGCAATGTTACGGATATGAGCGGTATGTTTCGTAATGCAAAAAATTTTAATATCGACATAAGCGGCTGGAATGTCTCTAATGTAAAAAGTATGTCTATGATGTTTTATGGGGCAGAAAACTTCAATCAAAATCTTGATAAATGGCAGGTGAGAAGCGATTGCAATGTGAAGTATATGTTTGAGGGAACACCTTTAGAAGAGAATCCGCCCAAGTGGTATAAGAAAATAGCAGATAAGAACTAA